In Streptomyces sp. RFCAC02, the following proteins share a genomic window:
- the nuoH gene encoding NADH-quinone oxidoreductase subunit NuoH, producing MLALEPDLSMFGQDPFWLIVVKAVGCFAILMLLVLVSIVMERKVLGWMQLRIGPNRHGPWGMLQSLADGVKLMLKEDITVKGADKVVYILAPLLAAIPAFMAIAVIPFGPADDPVSIFGTETVLQLTDLPVALLYVLATSAIAVYGTVLAGWSSGSTYPLLGGVRATAQIISYEVAMGLSFAAVFLYSGSMSTSAIVDAQEDRWFVILLPVSFLMYMVAMVGEAHRPPFDMPESEGDLVGGYLTEYSSIKFAFFMMSEYVHTVTVSMLMTTFFLGGWRAPVPLSFWEGANSGWWPLLWFLVKTAAVIFFFMWVRASLPRVRYDQFMVLGWKVLIPIALVWLMLVATVRAMQNEDYAFRDILLWVGGGVLVLLLLSFVVDVFRDRADQEDEERRGADAAAAPFDPMAGGFPVPPLPGQTLPPVPRRPSRAPATVGGAPSPAESQAPSSPSTGNPEKEAGDA from the coding sequence ATGCTCGCACTCGAACCCGACCTGTCCATGTTCGGGCAGGACCCGTTCTGGCTGATCGTCGTCAAGGCGGTGGGCTGCTTCGCGATCCTGATGCTGCTGGTGCTGGTCAGCATCGTCATGGAGCGCAAGGTCCTCGGCTGGATGCAGCTGCGCATCGGCCCCAACCGCCACGGCCCCTGGGGCATGCTCCAGTCGCTCGCCGACGGCGTGAAGCTGATGCTGAAGGAGGACATCACCGTCAAGGGCGCCGACAAGGTGGTGTACATCCTCGCGCCGCTGCTGGCCGCCATCCCGGCGTTCATGGCGATCGCGGTGATCCCCTTCGGCCCCGCGGACGACCCGGTGAGCATCTTCGGCACGGAGACCGTCCTCCAGCTCACCGACCTCCCCGTCGCCCTGCTGTACGTCCTGGCCACCTCCGCGATCGCCGTGTACGGCACGGTGCTCGCCGGCTGGTCGTCGGGCTCGACGTACCCGCTGCTCGGCGGCGTCCGCGCCACGGCCCAGATCATCAGCTACGAGGTGGCGATGGGGCTGAGCTTCGCCGCCGTCTTCCTCTACTCCGGGTCGATGTCCACCTCGGCCATCGTGGACGCGCAGGAGGACCGCTGGTTCGTGATCCTGCTGCCCGTCTCGTTCCTCATGTACATGGTGGCGATGGTCGGCGAGGCGCACCGCCCGCCGTTCGACATGCCGGAGTCCGAGGGCGACCTGGTCGGCGGGTACCTGACGGAGTACTCGTCGATCAAGTTCGCGTTCTTCATGATGTCGGAGTACGTGCACACGGTCACCGTGTCCATGCTCATGACGACGTTCTTCCTCGGCGGCTGGCGCGCGCCCGTGCCGCTCAGCTTCTGGGAGGGCGCCAACTCCGGCTGGTGGCCGCTGCTGTGGTTCCTCGTGAAGACGGCGGCCGTCATCTTCTTCTTCATGTGGGTGCGCGCCTCGCTGCCGCGCGTCCGCTACGACCAGTTCATGGTCCTGGGCTGGAAGGTCCTCATCCCCATCGCGCTGGTGTGGCTGATGCTCGTCGCCACCGTCCGCGCCATGCAGAACGAGGACTACGCGTTCCGCGACATCCTCCTGTGGGTCGGCGGCGGCGTCCTCGTCCTGCTGCTGCTGTCGTTCGTCGTGGACGTCTTCCGCGACCGCGCGGACCAGGAGGACGAGGAGCGGCGGGGCGCGGACGCCGCCGCCGCGCCGTTCGACCCGATGGCGGGCGGGTTCCCCGTGCCGCCGCTGCCAGGACAGACCCTGCCCCCGGTCCCGCGCCGCCCCTCGCGCGCGCCGGCGACCGTGGGCGGTGCCCCCTCGCCCGCGGAGTCGCAGGCTCCGTCGTCCCCCAGCACCGGCAACCCAGAGAAGGAGGCCGGCGATGCCTGA
- the nuoI gene encoding NADH-quinone oxidoreductase subunit NuoI, whose protein sequence is MPEFRNPVGGFGVTFKAMFKKRLTEQYPEVKKPTAPRFHGRHQLNRHPDGLEKCIGCELCAWACPADAIYVEGADNTEEERYSPGERYGRVYQINYLRCILCGLCVEACPTRALTMTNEYELADRTRASLIYTKDELLAGLRDGMVEAPHAMYPGTDEQSYYRGEVTGAAPGTQRQRAVSKGEAPADEADEDPVTAASRLTDPAQGPGVRA, encoded by the coding sequence ATGCCTGAGTTCCGCAATCCGGTGGGCGGCTTCGGCGTGACCTTCAAGGCCATGTTCAAGAAGCGCCTCACGGAGCAGTACCCGGAGGTCAAGAAGCCGACGGCCCCGCGGTTCCACGGCCGTCACCAGCTCAACCGCCACCCGGACGGCCTGGAGAAGTGCATCGGCTGCGAGCTGTGCGCCTGGGCCTGTCCCGCCGACGCGATCTACGTCGAGGGCGCCGACAACACCGAGGAGGAGCGCTACTCCCCGGGCGAGCGCTACGGCCGCGTCTACCAGATCAACTACCTGCGCTGCATCCTGTGCGGCCTGTGCGTGGAGGCGTGCCCGACGCGCGCCCTCACCATGACGAACGAGTACGAGCTGGCCGACCGCACCCGCGCGTCCCTCATCTACACGAAGGACGAGCTGCTCGCCGGCCTGCGCGACGGCATGGTCGAGGCGCCGCACGCCATGTACCCGGGCACCGACGAGCAGTCGTACTACCGGGGCGAGGTCACGGGCGCCGCGCCCGGCACGCAGCGGCAGCGGGCCGTCTCCAAGGGCGAGGCGCCCGCGGACGAGGCCGACGAGGACCCGGTGACGGCGGCGAGCAGGCTGACCGACCCGGCGCAGGGACCGGGGGTCCGCGCATGA